The genomic interval GGGAGCAGCAGCCAGCCAGCCGCCCAGCCACTGGGTGCCTTCAGGTCTGGGGGAGGAAGGTTCAGGGGGACATCTCAGTGACCACAGCAGGGGCCTCTGGGATGTGGGCTCAGTGGCCCAGGCGTGGCCCCATGCCACCTGAGGCGTCCCAGGGAGTGGGAGCAGAACACGCCTGGCTGGGCTCCTGGCTTTCAGAATCATGTGGTCAGCTGGAGCCTCGCCAGGAATGGACAAGGCCCACGGTTTCTCCTTAAGCAGACAGCAACGCTCCAGCCTGGAGTCCAGACTGGCCTCGGGTAGGGCTCAGGACGTTCCCAGGAGCTTGAAGCCTCCCCCTGGCACCTGGCAGATGGCTTTGAGGTCCCAAAGTCCCACCGCTGAGGGCGTTGGTGGTGCGCCAGGTGCTGGCAGGGGCCTCCCTGCAGTGAGGCTCAGGGTGTGGAGGCTAAAGGCCTCCTTGGCAGGTAGGGCCCTGGACTGTCCACACTGGCGGCCACAGGACCCTGGATGGCAGCGGCTCAAGGCACATTCTAGGGCGCCCCACCCCACGGAACCAGCACCAGCCTCGGCCTTAGCGCTGGCCTCAGCTACCTCCAGCTCAATGGCCTCCAGAGCTGGTGCTGGGCTGGGCCCAGCCCTCTGGTCTCAGGGCCACTGGCCACGTGGGCTGCACCGCTGAGAGGCCCATGTTGGAAAGCGCCCTCTCCAGGGGCGGGGCGGGCGTGGGTGGCACCGCTGTGCCCTCACACAGCCCCAGAGCGACGCCTGCGCGGTCGGGGACACCTCTGTGCCCCGCAAGGACAGCCAGGTGgctggcccctccctccctggaggGGCCGCCACGTACTCCTGCGCGGCTGGAGGCTGGTGTCGCGGGTCGGGCTGGTGCGGGGCGCGGGCTGCCGGCGGCCTAGGGCGCCGGCGGGGCGCAGAGCCGCAGCTGCACGCTGGCCGTGAAGGAGCGGCGCGCGCGGCCCAGGCTGCAGCGCAGGGTGGTGCGGAAGGAGTTGCGCGCGCGCTTGGGGAAGATGATGGTGGTGCTGCGGAAGCGCAGGGCGCGCGGGCGCGGCTCCAGGGTCAGCTGGCTGCGGTAGCTGCGCCACGTGCAGTTGGGCGCCGCCACGATGGTCTCGCTGTAGGCCGTGACGGTGGGCACCGGCGCGTAGAACACCTTGTCGCGGAAGCGCCTCTCGGAGGAGAACTGGACCTCAGAGCTGCAGCTGGGGGCGGGAGGGAGGCGTGAGCCAGGAGGCGGCCCCCGCGTCCCCAACCCAAGGACCCCTGGACCAGCCAGGCCGAGATCAGGAGAAGGTCACAGGCAGGCCGAggggctgccccaggaggggacaACCCAACGCCACACACGAGCCTGCGTGGATCCTGGACTGGCATGAACCGGCGTGATTGGGGCTGAGGATAGAATTCGAGGACACTGGACTTACTGGTTTTGACAACAAAGCTGTTGTCATGGGGGAGTGTCCCTGAATAGGGTTACAGGGCAAGGTGGGACCTGCCCTCTCTCATGCCTCTGGAAGAAGGGAGGCAGGAAGACACCCAATCTGGGGCCTGCTGGGCACAGGGCGAGGTGTTCGCACAACTTCCAATGAGTTTATCAAAGATGTCCCAGAAGGTCCCCTGGGGCCCCCAGAGGAGTGACAGCCTCAGTGActgaccccagccccagttgcCCTTCTAGACGTCTTGGAATTGAGCCAGAAGCACAGGCTCCAGGAGGGGCCATGGGCAGGGGGCAGCACTCAGAGGGAGGGGCCTGCAAaaccccaggctggcctggacccACCCCACCCCGGCCAGGGCCAGCGCCCCTGCCCCACCAGGCTGTGACCCACTCACCAGATTTCATGCGTGGGCTCCGGGTCCACCTTGATGCTCTCCCCAAAGAACACCGGCAGCATCCGGGGCCTCATCTCGGGGGCCGGGGGGTTCTGCAGGGGGGCAGAGGGCTGTGGGAGGTTCATGGGCAGGGGCCGCACAGCCCTGTGGCTGGACCTCAGCTCCCTGCTGGGCACAGTCTGGCCACCGGACCCCTTCCAGCCTGGCTTGGTCTGGA from Urocitellus parryii isolate mUroPar1 chromosome 3, mUroPar1.hap1, whole genome shotgun sequence carries:
- the Rflna gene encoding refilin-A isoform X1, whose protein sequence is MVGHLHLRGMEGSPREQSHEGLLDSPDSGLPPSPSPSPPFYALAPGILDARAGGASSEPPGASEAGAPSAPLQNPPAPEMRPRMLPVFFGESIKVDPEPTHEICCSSEVQFSSERRFRDKVFYAPVPTVTAYSETIVAAPNCTWRSYRSQLTLEPRPRALRFRSTTIIFPKRARNSFRTTLRCSLGRARRSFTASVQLRLCAPPAP
- the Rflna gene encoding refilin-A isoform X2, with the protein product MVGHLHLRGMEGSPREQSHEGLLDSPDSGLPPSPSPSPPFYALAPGILDARAGGASSEPPGARTLFPNPPAPEMRPRMLPVFFGESIKVDPEPTHEICCSSEVQFSSERRFRDKVFYAPVPTVTAYSETIVAAPNCTWRSYRSQLTLEPRPRALRFRSTTIIFPKRARNSFRTTLRCSLGRARRSFTASVQLRLCAPPAP